A window from Primulina eburnea isolate SZY01 chromosome 2, ASM2296580v1, whole genome shotgun sequence encodes these proteins:
- the LOC140824114 gene encoding uncharacterized protein — protein MIHMILGGSTDGDSGRARKAHWRRLENFEISRGADLPKDPVISFGVEDLRGVVTPHNDALVVTATVSIYDVARIFIDNGSSVNVLFKSKLDQMKVEGFEFEPVSTPLYGFAGHAIPPLGQIVLPLSLGTDTQRVTKMIAFTVVDTLSANNRILRWPTLKDFRAVASTYHQKLKFPVGKGVGVFCGDQKVARRCFEGVVREKEKKSACGA, from the coding sequence atgattcatatgatcttGGGTGGTTCTACTGATGGAGACTCTGGGCGAGCTCGGAAAGCGCATTGGAGAAGGTTGGAGAACTTTGAGATATCTAGGGGTGCGGACTTACCAAAAGACCCCGTCATTAGCTTTGGGGTGGAAGACCTCCGAGGCGTTGTGACTCCAcataacgatgccttggtggtGACGGCCACCGTTTCCATTTATGATGTGGCAAGGatatttattgataatggaagctcCGTGAACGTCTTGTTCAAGAGCAAGTTGGATCAAATGAAGGTGGAAGGATTTGAGTTTGAGCCGGTCTCCACCCCGCTGTATGGGTTTGCAGGACATGCCATCCCGCCTTTGGGTCAGATTGTGCTTCCTCTATCCTTGGGGACTGATACTCAGCGGGTAACAAAAATGATAGCGTTCACCGTGGTGGATACCCTTTCAGCGAATAATAGAATTCTAAGATGGCCAACCCTGAAGGATTTCAGAGCCGTAGCTTCCACTTATCATCAGAAGCTTAAGTTTCCTGTGGGAAAAGGAGTTGGAGTCTTTTGCGGGGACCAAAAAGTCGCGCGTCGTTGTTTTGAAGGGGTAGTGAGGGAGAAGGAGAAAAAAAGCGCGTGTGGAGCTTAA